One segment of Macrotis lagotis isolate mMagLag1 chromosome 1, bilby.v1.9.chrom.fasta, whole genome shotgun sequence DNA contains the following:
- the LOC141520370 gene encoding cysteine and histidine-rich domain-containing protein 1-like yields the protein MSLLCYNRGCRQRFDPETNTDDSCTYHPGVPVFHDALKGWSCCKRRTTDFSDFLSIGGCTKGKHNDENPPEPVKPEVKTTSEKKELCELKPKFQEPIIQAPVEAIKRPSPDEPMTNLELKIAASLKQALDKLKLSTENEVDKKDEDSDEIKIGTSCKNGGSVKTYQGPQSIEEVCIFHSGVPIFHEGMKYWSCCRRKTSDFNTFLAQEGCTTGKHLWTKKDAGKKVAPCRHDWHQTGGQVTISVYAKNSLPDLSHVKANSTLLNIHIVFEGEKEFHQNVKLWGVIDVKRSYVNMTATKIEITMRKAEPMQWARLELPSPKMQDEKKEDIAD from the coding sequence ATGTCCTTGCTCTGCTACAACCGAGGCTGCCGCCAGCGTTTTGATCCTGAAACCAACACGGATGATTCTTGCACATATCATCCAGGAGTTCCAGTCTTTCATGATGCTTTAAAGGGTTGGTCTTGCTGTAAAAGAAGAACAacagatttttctgattttttaagcATTGGAGGCTGTACAAAGGGTAAGCACAATGATGAGAACCCCCCTGAGCCTGTCAAACCCGAAGTCAAGACTACCTCTGAGAAGAAGGAGTTGTGTGAATTGAAACCTAAATTTCAAGAACCTATTATCCAAGCACCAGTAGAAGCAATAAAAAGGCCAAGCCCAGATGAACCAATGACAAACTTGGAGTTGAAAATAGCTGCTTCACTAAAACAAGCACTGGATAAACTTAAACTGTCAACTGAGAATGAGGTAGATAAAAAGGATGAGGACAGTGATGAAATTAAGATTGGGACTTCATGTAAAAATGGTGGCTCTGTAAAGACCTACCAAGGTCCACAAAGTATagaagaagtttgtatttttcattCCGGAGTCCCTATTTTCCATGAAGGGATGAAATATTGGAGCTGCTGCAGGAGAAAAACTTCTGACTTTAATACGTTTTTGGCCCAAGAAGGGTGTACAACAGGAAAGCATTTGTGGACAAAAAAAGATGCTGGGAAAAAAGTTGCTCCATGTAGGCATGACTGGCATCAGACAGGAGGTCAAGTTACTATCTCAGTATATGCTAAAAATTCACTTCCAGATCTTAGTCATGTAAAAGCAAATAGTACACTGTTAAATATCCACATTGTatttgaaggagaaaaggaatttcATCAAAATGTCAAATTATGGGGAGTAATTGATGTGAAGAGGAGTTACGTAAATATGACAGCCACAAAGATTGAGATAACAATGAGAAAAGCTGAACCTATGCAGTGGGCAAGGCTTGAACTACCTTCACCCAAAatgcaagatgaaaaaaaagaagatatagc